One genomic window of Octopus bimaculoides isolate UCB-OBI-ISO-001 chromosome 2, ASM119413v2, whole genome shotgun sequence includes the following:
- the LOC106867406 gene encoding tripartite motif-containing protein 2 isoform X2: MSFQRYMSSKLGTLRRSRRSSSSLTRWSSEPSVKVDSQALQLEQLAAGIRRSIVLDEEVFEETFLRCMICRDRYEESVKVPKILPCHHSFCLPCLMQLYYSECAQRNSLTHSRAVGVGGTITFQCPSCRNSFMTSESHVVQLPTDHRVVQLLDFVRHTNTYTVNFCSKHHLQPLNFFCEPCIKPVCRDCTVLDHKDRHGHYVMDVNEALKKYRPVIESAVSNMENEATSLKSKSETLEELVRSKDTNNDTIKKEIKDVFVVLRNALENREQDLIEIANQNVSREKQRIIQIMDKMEERQMVIKEECSKLREALSDSNIEEMFNLHENLKAKAKNPIHVREIDDGLQTNLSFHSNIDFLLEQIDNFGKIEAQVTINNISKMSKSNT, encoded by the exons ATGTCTTTCCAGCGTTACATGTCCTCGAAGCTGGGAACATTACGAAGAAGTCGCCGCAGTTCCTCTTCTCTCACGAGATGGAGCtcag AGCCAAGTGTCAAAGTTGACTCTCAAGCTCTTCAACTTGAGCAACTAGCTGCTGGAATACGACGTAGCATTGTCTTAGATGAAGAGGTTTTCGAAGAAACTTTCCTGCGCTGCATGATTTGCCGTGATCGTTATGAGGAAAGTGTAAAAGTTCCCAAAATACTTCCATGTCATCACTCTTTCTGCCTGCCATGTTTGATGCAGCTCTATTATTCAGAGTGTGCCCAAAGAAACAGCCTCACTCATTCTCGTGCAGTTGGTGTTGGTGGAACCATAACGTTTCAATGCCCCAGTTGTCGTAATTCTTTTATGACATCAGAAAGTCATGTTGTCCAACTACCAACTGATCATCGAGTTGTTCAACTGTTGGATTTCGTCcgtcatacaaatacatatacagttaACTTCTGTTCCAAGCACCATCTTCAGCCATTGAACTTCTTTTGCGAGCCGTGCATCAAACCTGTGTGTCGTGATTGCACTGTCCTGGATCATAAGGATCGACATGGCCATTACGTTATGGATGTAAACGAAGCACTGAAGAAGTATCGCCCTGTTATTGAGTCAGCAGTCTCTAACATGGAAAATGAAGCAACTTCTCTAAAGAGCAAAAGCGAAACTCTTGAAGAATTGGTGAGATCCAAAGATACCAACAATGAcactataaaaaaagaaattaaagacgtGTTTGTTGTCCTGAGAAATGCCCTGGAGAACCGTGAGCAAGATTTGATTGAAATAGCAAATCAGAATGTTTCGCGAGAAAAGCAACGGATTATACAGATTATGGATAAGATGGAAGAGAGACAAATGGTAATCAAGGAGGAATGTTCAAAACTCCGAGAAGCTTTATCTGACAGCAATATAGAAGAAATGTTTAATCTGCATGAAAATCTCAAGGCAAAAGCTAAAAACCCAATCCATGTAAGGGAGATAGATGACGGTCTCCAAACTAATTTATCCTTCCATTCAAATATAGACTTTCTATTAGAACAAATTGATAATTTTGGTAAGATAGAGGCACAGGTAACCATAAACAACATCTCAAAAATGTCTAAAAGTAATACATAG
- the LOC106867406 gene encoding tripartite motif-containing protein 2 isoform X3 — translation MASVCSSDKEEFLQMKSPTKTAEEPSVKVDSQALQLEQLAAGIRRSIVLDEEVFEETFLRCMICRDRYEESVKVPKILPCHHSFCLPCLMQLYYSECAQRNSLTHSRAVGVGGTITFQCPSCRNSFMTSESHVVQLPTDHRVVQLLDFVRHTNTYTVNFCSKHHLQPLNFFCEPCIKPVCRDCTVLDHKDRHGHYVMDVNEALKKYRPVIESAVSNMENEATSLKSKSETLEELVRSKDTNNDTIKKEIKDVFVVLRNALENREQDLIEIANQNVSREKQRIIQIMDKMEERQMVIKEECSKLREALSDSNIEEMFNLHENLKAKAKNPIHVREIDDGLQTNLSFHSNIDFLLEQIDNFGKIEAQVTINNISKMSKSNT, via the exons ATGGCTAGTGTATGTTCCAGTGACAAGGAGGAATTCTTGCAAATGAAGTCTCCAACAAAAACCGCAGAAG AGCCAAGTGTCAAAGTTGACTCTCAAGCTCTTCAACTTGAGCAACTAGCTGCTGGAATACGACGTAGCATTGTCTTAGATGAAGAGGTTTTCGAAGAAACTTTCCTGCGCTGCATGATTTGCCGTGATCGTTATGAGGAAAGTGTAAAAGTTCCCAAAATACTTCCATGTCATCACTCTTTCTGCCTGCCATGTTTGATGCAGCTCTATTATTCAGAGTGTGCCCAAAGAAACAGCCTCACTCATTCTCGTGCAGTTGGTGTTGGTGGAACCATAACGTTTCAATGCCCCAGTTGTCGTAATTCTTTTATGACATCAGAAAGTCATGTTGTCCAACTACCAACTGATCATCGAGTTGTTCAACTGTTGGATTTCGTCcgtcatacaaatacatatacagttaACTTCTGTTCCAAGCACCATCTTCAGCCATTGAACTTCTTTTGCGAGCCGTGCATCAAACCTGTGTGTCGTGATTGCACTGTCCTGGATCATAAGGATCGACATGGCCATTACGTTATGGATGTAAACGAAGCACTGAAGAAGTATCGCCCTGTTATTGAGTCAGCAGTCTCTAACATGGAAAATGAAGCAACTTCTCTAAAGAGCAAAAGCGAAACTCTTGAAGAATTGGTGAGATCCAAAGATACCAACAATGAcactataaaaaaagaaattaaagacgtGTTTGTTGTCCTGAGAAATGCCCTGGAGAACCGTGAGCAAGATTTGATTGAAATAGCAAATCAGAATGTTTCGCGAGAAAAGCAACGGATTATACAGATTATGGATAAGATGGAAGAGAGACAAATGGTAATCAAGGAGGAATGTTCAAAACTCCGAGAAGCTTTATCTGACAGCAATATAGAAGAAATGTTTAATCTGCATGAAAATCTCAAGGCAAAAGCTAAAAACCCAATCCATGTAAGGGAGATAGATGACGGTCTCCAAACTAATTTATCCTTCCATTCAAATATAGACTTTCTATTAGAACAAATTGATAATTTTGGTAAGATAGAGGCACAGGTAACCATAAACAACATCTCAAAAATGTCTAAAAGTAATACATAG
- the LOC106867406 gene encoding tripartite motif-containing protein 2 isoform X4 yields MQVNVHSTEPSVKVDSQALQLEQLAAGIRRSIVLDEEVFEETFLRCMICRDRYEESVKVPKILPCHHSFCLPCLMQLYYSECAQRNSLTHSRAVGVGGTITFQCPSCRNSFMTSESHVVQLPTDHRVVQLLDFVRHTNTYTVNFCSKHHLQPLNFFCEPCIKPVCRDCTVLDHKDRHGHYVMDVNEALKKYRPVIESAVSNMENEATSLKSKSETLEELVRSKDTNNDTIKKEIKDVFVVLRNALENREQDLIEIANQNVSREKQRIIQIMDKMEERQMVIKEECSKLREALSDSNIEEMFNLHENLKAKAKNPIHVREIDDGLQTNLSFHSNIDFLLEQIDNFGKIEAQVTINNISKMSKSNT; encoded by the exons atgcaagtgaatGTGCATTCCACAG AGCCAAGTGTCAAAGTTGACTCTCAAGCTCTTCAACTTGAGCAACTAGCTGCTGGAATACGACGTAGCATTGTCTTAGATGAAGAGGTTTTCGAAGAAACTTTCCTGCGCTGCATGATTTGCCGTGATCGTTATGAGGAAAGTGTAAAAGTTCCCAAAATACTTCCATGTCATCACTCTTTCTGCCTGCCATGTTTGATGCAGCTCTATTATTCAGAGTGTGCCCAAAGAAACAGCCTCACTCATTCTCGTGCAGTTGGTGTTGGTGGAACCATAACGTTTCAATGCCCCAGTTGTCGTAATTCTTTTATGACATCAGAAAGTCATGTTGTCCAACTACCAACTGATCATCGAGTTGTTCAACTGTTGGATTTCGTCcgtcatacaaatacatatacagttaACTTCTGTTCCAAGCACCATCTTCAGCCATTGAACTTCTTTTGCGAGCCGTGCATCAAACCTGTGTGTCGTGATTGCACTGTCCTGGATCATAAGGATCGACATGGCCATTACGTTATGGATGTAAACGAAGCACTGAAGAAGTATCGCCCTGTTATTGAGTCAGCAGTCTCTAACATGGAAAATGAAGCAACTTCTCTAAAGAGCAAAAGCGAAACTCTTGAAGAATTGGTGAGATCCAAAGATACCAACAATGAcactataaaaaaagaaattaaagacgtGTTTGTTGTCCTGAGAAATGCCCTGGAGAACCGTGAGCAAGATTTGATTGAAATAGCAAATCAGAATGTTTCGCGAGAAAAGCAACGGATTATACAGATTATGGATAAGATGGAAGAGAGACAAATGGTAATCAAGGAGGAATGTTCAAAACTCCGAGAAGCTTTATCTGACAGCAATATAGAAGAAATGTTTAATCTGCATGAAAATCTCAAGGCAAAAGCTAAAAACCCAATCCATGTAAGGGAGATAGATGACGGTCTCCAAACTAATTTATCCTTCCATTCAAATATAGACTTTCTATTAGAACAAATTGATAATTTTGGTAAGATAGAGGCACAGGTAACCATAAACAACATCTCAAAAATGTCTAAAAGTAATACATAG
- the LOC106867406 gene encoding tripartite motif-containing protein 2 isoform X1 produces MAQNYGVKCYLDKHNCRVVMASVCSSDKEEFLQMKSPTKTAEEPSVKVDSQALQLEQLAAGIRRSIVLDEEVFEETFLRCMICRDRYEESVKVPKILPCHHSFCLPCLMQLYYSECAQRNSLTHSRAVGVGGTITFQCPSCRNSFMTSESHVVQLPTDHRVVQLLDFVRHTNTYTVNFCSKHHLQPLNFFCEPCIKPVCRDCTVLDHKDRHGHYVMDVNEALKKYRPVIESAVSNMENEATSLKSKSETLEELVRSKDTNNDTIKKEIKDVFVVLRNALENREQDLIEIANQNVSREKQRIIQIMDKMEERQMVIKEECSKLREALSDSNIEEMFNLHENLKAKAKNPIHVREIDDGLQTNLSFHSNIDFLLEQIDNFGKIEAQVTINNISKMSKSNT; encoded by the exons gTAAAGTGCTACCTTGATAAACACAACTGCAGGGTCGTTATGGCTAGTGTATGTTCCAGTGACAAGGAGGAATTCTTGCAAATGAAGTCTCCAACAAAAACCGCAGAAG AGCCAAGTGTCAAAGTTGACTCTCAAGCTCTTCAACTTGAGCAACTAGCTGCTGGAATACGACGTAGCATTGTCTTAGATGAAGAGGTTTTCGAAGAAACTTTCCTGCGCTGCATGATTTGCCGTGATCGTTATGAGGAAAGTGTAAAAGTTCCCAAAATACTTCCATGTCATCACTCTTTCTGCCTGCCATGTTTGATGCAGCTCTATTATTCAGAGTGTGCCCAAAGAAACAGCCTCACTCATTCTCGTGCAGTTGGTGTTGGTGGAACCATAACGTTTCAATGCCCCAGTTGTCGTAATTCTTTTATGACATCAGAAAGTCATGTTGTCCAACTACCAACTGATCATCGAGTTGTTCAACTGTTGGATTTCGTCcgtcatacaaatacatatacagttaACTTCTGTTCCAAGCACCATCTTCAGCCATTGAACTTCTTTTGCGAGCCGTGCATCAAACCTGTGTGTCGTGATTGCACTGTCCTGGATCATAAGGATCGACATGGCCATTACGTTATGGATGTAAACGAAGCACTGAAGAAGTATCGCCCTGTTATTGAGTCAGCAGTCTCTAACATGGAAAATGAAGCAACTTCTCTAAAGAGCAAAAGCGAAACTCTTGAAGAATTGGTGAGATCCAAAGATACCAACAATGAcactataaaaaaagaaattaaagacgtGTTTGTTGTCCTGAGAAATGCCCTGGAGAACCGTGAGCAAGATTTGATTGAAATAGCAAATCAGAATGTTTCGCGAGAAAAGCAACGGATTATACAGATTATGGATAAGATGGAAGAGAGACAAATGGTAATCAAGGAGGAATGTTCAAAACTCCGAGAAGCTTTATCTGACAGCAATATAGAAGAAATGTTTAATCTGCATGAAAATCTCAAGGCAAAAGCTAAAAACCCAATCCATGTAAGGGAGATAGATGACGGTCTCCAAACTAATTTATCCTTCCATTCAAATATAGACTTTCTATTAGAACAAATTGATAATTTTGGTAAGATAGAGGCACAGGTAACCATAAACAACATCTCAAAAATGTCTAAAAGTAATACATAG